A genomic segment from Geitlerinema sp. PCC 7407 encodes:
- the trpD gene encoding anthranilate phosphoribosyltransferase, with protein sequence MSSAAPSLHWPDLLQQLLAQQSLTQAQAADLMQGWLSEAIPPVLSGGILAALQAKGVSADELAGMARVLQAQSVQTDLKGDRTLPLVDTCGTGGDGASTFNISTAVAFVVAAAGIPVAKHGNRSASGKVGSADVLEALGIHLSAPIEKIHGALEAVGITFLFAPGWHPAMKAVAPLRKTLGVRTVFNLLGPLVNPLRPTGQVIGVPDSALVGTMAEALGQLGVQRAIVLHGRERLDEAGLADLTDLAVLADGRVETQVLDPQALGLAHAPTESLRGGDVTENAEILRAVLQGKGTQAQQDVVALNASLALQVGGAVPMLDHGTGIEKARAVLASGAAWQKAEQLVDFLG encoded by the coding sequence ATGTCTTCCGCAGCGCCCTCTCTCCACTGGCCCGACCTGCTCCAGCAGCTGCTCGCTCAGCAGTCTCTCACCCAAGCCCAAGCCGCCGACCTGATGCAGGGGTGGCTGAGCGAAGCGATCCCGCCGGTGCTGTCGGGCGGGATCTTGGCCGCGCTCCAGGCCAAGGGCGTCTCGGCGGATGAGCTGGCGGGGATGGCGCGGGTGCTCCAGGCCCAGTCGGTCCAGACCGACCTCAAGGGCGATCGCACGCTGCCCTTGGTGGACACCTGCGGCACCGGTGGCGACGGCGCTTCGACCTTTAATATTTCAACGGCTGTGGCCTTTGTGGTGGCCGCCGCTGGCATTCCGGTCGCCAAGCACGGCAACCGCTCGGCCTCCGGCAAAGTCGGTTCCGCCGACGTTCTCGAGGCCCTAGGCATTCACCTGAGTGCCCCCATCGAGAAAATTCACGGTGCCCTGGAGGCCGTTGGCATCACCTTTTTGTTCGCTCCGGGCTGGCACCCAGCCATGAAGGCCGTCGCGCCCCTGCGCAAAACCCTGGGCGTTCGCACGGTGTTTAACCTGCTGGGACCGCTGGTCAATCCCCTGCGTCCCACCGGTCAGGTGATCGGCGTGCCCGACTCAGCCCTGGTGGGCACCATGGCCGAAGCGCTGGGCCAGCTGGGGGTGCAGCGGGCGATCGTCCTCCACGGGCGCGAGCGCCTCGATGAGGCGGGTCTAGCAGACCTGACGGACTTGGCGGTCCTGGCGGACGGTCGGGTCGAGACGCAGGTCCTCGATCCCCAGGCGCTGGGGCTGGCCCACGCGCCGACGGAGAGTCTGCGGGGAGGTGATGTGACCGAGAATGCCGAGATTTTGCGGGCGGTCCTCCAGGGCAAGGGCACGCAGGCGCAGCAAGACGTCGTGGCCCTAAACGCGTCCTTGGCCCTCCAGGTGGGGGGAGCGGTGCCCATGCTTGATCACGGCACGGGAATTGAGAAAGCGCGCGCGGTTTTGGCGAGCGGGGCCGCCTGGCAAAAGGCTGAGCAGCTGGTGGATTTCTTGGGCTAG
- a CDS encoding TIGR02281 family clan AA aspartic protease yields the protein MMKGDPRAANQGLWRVLQFTGRGVGLALLVLGTSGCALVEIVTELAADRREAAQELAASTSTPAPITPSPSPSAAPPTPSAPPRDPAALFQDAMDIAFSAASIASSAQSSADWELVASRWQEAIALLQAIPAGSPNRSQAQAKIAEYQRNVAIAREKVQQTANLKPPVRLSSGAPSESPVAGAAQGAIAVPIKRRIAGTPVIDVSFNGGSTYEMIVDTGASMTLITQPMAAALNVRPEDPNRRVQVNTANAKGIELPVGTLKTLEVREAKVENLPVAIAGPKLDIGLLGQDFFGQYDVTIKESSVEFQNRASAPSPAPTASPSPTP from the coding sequence ATGATGAAGGGCGATCCCAGGGCGGCCAATCAGGGCCTCTGGCGCGTGCTGCAGTTCACCGGTCGGGGGGTGGGGCTGGCTCTGCTGGTGCTGGGAACGAGCGGCTGCGCGCTGGTCGAGATCGTGACCGAGCTGGCGGCCGATCGCCGAGAGGCGGCCCAAGAGCTGGCAGCCTCGACATCCACCCCAGCGCCGATCACCCCTTCGCCCTCGCCGTCCGCTGCGCCCCCGACGCCCAGCGCGCCGCCCCGCGACCCGGCGGCTTTGTTTCAAGATGCAATGGATATTGCGTTTAGCGCGGCCAGCATTGCGTCGTCGGCCCAGTCCTCGGCGGATTGGGAGCTGGTGGCGAGCCGCTGGCAGGAGGCGATCGCCCTGCTCCAGGCGATTCCGGCGGGCAGCCCCAACCGCAGCCAGGCCCAGGCCAAGATCGCCGAATATCAGCGAAATGTGGCGATCGCCCGCGAAAAAGTGCAGCAAACGGCCAATCTCAAGCCCCCAGTGCGCCTGAGCTCCGGTGCGCCCAGCGAGTCGCCGGTGGCCGGGGCCGCCCAAGGGGCGATCGCCGTTCCCATCAAGCGCCGCATTGCCGGCACCCCCGTGATTGACGTCAGCTTCAACGGCGGCTCGACCTACGAAATGATCGTCGACACCGGCGCCAGCATGACCCTGATCACCCAGCCCATGGCCGCTGCCCTCAACGTCCGCCCCGAGGATCCCAACCGCCGCGTGCAGGTGAACACAGCCAATGCTAAAGGCATCGAGCTACCGGTAGGAACGCTGAAAACCCTCGAAGTGAGGGAGGCCAAAGTCGAAAACCTACCTGTGGCGATCGCCGGTCCAAAGCTCGACATTGGCCTGCTGGGGCAGGATTTCTTTGGCCAATACGACGTCACCATCAAAGAAAGCAGCGTGGAGTTTCAAAACCGCGCCTCGGCGCCGTCCCCTGCGCCCACAGCGTCCCCGTCCCCCACGCCCTAG
- a CDS encoding TIGR02281 family clan AA aspartic protease has product MEGWISCGGNVGRSLLDGLWRWRWPGLGMAVMLAAGLPTGAIAQPSSDECYMVQANGQVLDLGYLCTNTGAPLPRAMQINAFQVPIKRRESGIPVIDVTFNGRHTFEMMLDTGASNTVITPRMASQLQVKPVGVARVDTASQVGLEIPVGVVSSIAVGGVQVADVPVAIAGPVLDTGLLGQDFFGGYDLTIRQDRIEFQAR; this is encoded by the coding sequence ATGGAAGGCTGGATATCGTGCGGTGGAAACGTTGGGCGATCGCTGCTGGACGGGTTGTGGCGGTGGCGGTGGCCGGGACTGGGGATGGCGGTGATGCTGGCGGCGGGGCTGCCGACGGGGGCGATCGCCCAGCCGTCCTCAGATGAGTGCTACATGGTGCAGGCCAACGGCCAGGTGCTGGACTTGGGCTATCTGTGCACGAATACGGGGGCACCGCTACCCCGGGCTATGCAGATCAATGCATTCCAGGTGCCGATCAAGCGCCGCGAGTCAGGGATTCCTGTGATCGACGTGACCTTCAACGGTCGCCATACCTTTGAAATGATGCTGGATACGGGCGCTAGTAATACGGTGATCACGCCGCGTATGGCGAGCCAGCTTCAGGTGAAGCCGGTGGGTGTGGCTCGGGTGGATACGGCGAGCCAAGTGGGGTTGGAGATTCCGGTGGGCGTGGTGAGCTCCATCGCGGTGGGGGGAGTCCAGGTGGCGGATGTGCCGGTGGCGATCGCCGGTCCTGTCTTGGATACGGGGCTGCTGGGCCAAGACTTCTTTGGCGGCTACGACCTCACAATTCGCCAAGATAGGATTGAATTTCAGGCTCGCTAG
- the carA gene encoding glutamine-hydrolyzing carbamoyl-phosphate synthase small subunit: MSLFDAQPAILVLADGTVFHGKSFGASGTTIGEVVFNTGMTGYQEVLTDPSYCGQIVTFTYPELGNTGINPEDEESSGPQIRGVIARNITTRPSNWRATQSLPNYLKQHNVVAIYDIDTRALTRKIRSTGAINGGISTTILDPNELLRQVQAAPSMAGLNLVREVTTSNTYEWVEATPSEWEFSPTAGASDEAPFNVVALDFGLKRNILRRLASYGCRITVVPADTSAEKILAHNPDGIFLSNGPGDPAAVTEGIATARELLKAAKPMFGICMGHQILGLSLGADTFKLKFGHRGLNQPAGLEQRQVEITSQNHGFAITEESLGADVEITHLNLNDRTVAGLRHKELPLFSVQYHPEASPGPHDADYLFEQFVEAMRAARQRSAAS; encoded by the coding sequence ATGTCCCTATTTGATGCCCAACCCGCCATCCTCGTTCTCGCGGACGGAACCGTGTTTCACGGCAAATCCTTTGGAGCCTCCGGGACCACCATCGGAGAAGTCGTCTTCAACACCGGCATGACAGGCTACCAAGAAGTCCTCACCGACCCCAGCTACTGCGGCCAGATTGTCACCTTCACCTACCCCGAACTGGGCAACACCGGCATCAACCCCGAGGACGAAGAGTCCAGCGGCCCCCAGATTCGCGGCGTGATTGCGCGCAACATCACCACTCGTCCCAGCAACTGGCGCGCGACCCAGTCCCTCCCCAACTATCTCAAGCAGCACAACGTCGTTGCCATCTACGACATCGACACCCGCGCCCTCACCCGCAAAATTCGCTCCACCGGGGCCATCAACGGCGGCATTTCCACCACTATCTTGGACCCCAACGAGCTGCTGCGCCAGGTCCAAGCCGCTCCCAGCATGGCCGGTCTCAATCTGGTGCGCGAAGTCACCACCAGCAACACTTACGAATGGGTCGAGGCAACCCCCAGCGAGTGGGAATTTAGCCCCACAGCCGGCGCCAGTGACGAGGCACCCTTCAATGTCGTGGCGCTGGATTTTGGTCTCAAGCGCAATATTCTGCGACGCCTGGCGAGCTACGGCTGCCGGATCACCGTCGTTCCCGCCGACACGTCCGCCGAGAAGATCCTGGCCCACAATCCCGACGGCATTTTCCTGTCCAACGGGCCTGGGGACCCCGCCGCGGTCACCGAAGGCATCGCCACCGCCCGAGAACTCCTCAAAGCAGCCAAACCGATGTTTGGGATCTGCATGGGCCACCAAATTTTGGGCCTGTCCCTTGGGGCTGACACCTTCAAGCTCAAGTTTGGTCACCGGGGGCTCAACCAGCCGGCGGGTCTCGAGCAGCGCCAGGTGGAGATCACCAGCCAAAACCATGGCTTCGCGATTACCGAGGAGTCTCTGGGCGCGGACGTCGAGATCACCCACCTGAACCTGAACGATCGCACGGTTGCCGGCCTGCGTCACAAAGAGCTGCCGCTATTTTCGGTGCAGTACCATCCGGAGGCCAGCCCTGGTCCCCACGATGCAGATTATCTGTTTGAGCAGTTTGTCGAGGCGATGCGGGCTGCGCGCCAAAGGTCGGCGGCTTCCTGA
- a CDS encoding STAS domain-containing protein: protein MSLRGTREVKDNYQLFRLTGLLDAFSEPTFRKVMTKLLEEGPKNIILDLSQIDFVDSSGLGALVQLAKKAQGSEGTLQIVTNPRVTQTVKLVRLEQFLSLQPSVDTAIGNTKSA, encoded by the coding sequence GTGAGTTTGAGAGGGACTCGCGAAGTTAAGGATAACTACCAGCTATTTCGCCTTACGGGTCTGCTAGACGCCTTTTCGGAGCCGACCTTCCGTAAGGTGATGACCAAATTACTCGAAGAAGGTCCCAAAAATATCATCCTGGACCTCTCCCAGATCGACTTCGTGGACAGCTCAGGCCTTGGTGCTTTGGTGCAGCTCGCAAAGAAAGCCCAGGGAAGTGAAGGAACGCTGCAAATCGTCACAAATCCCCGAGTGACCCAGACGGTCAAGCTTGTTCGCCTAGAGCAGTTTCTTTCGCTCCAGCCCTCGGTAGACACCGCCATTGGCAACACCAAATCTGCTTAG
- a CDS encoding ribonuclease III domain-containing protein, with product MEIALPWAALGRPCDQSQALTSAEIRRLSPVALAYLGDAVYELFVRTRYLMPPRRIQTYHHEVVDQVRAERQAEYLQSLEPYFTPEELDILKRGRNAVPSGRTKRVSPEIYQQASSLETLMGYLYLTDPARLFQLLSYLPFEAKSSLTAHS from the coding sequence TTGGAGATTGCGCTGCCTTGGGCGGCTTTGGGGAGACCCTGTGACCAGTCTCAAGCCCTCACCTCGGCTGAGATTCGTCGGCTCTCTCCGGTGGCTCTGGCTTATTTGGGTGACGCGGTTTATGAATTGTTTGTGCGGACTCGCTACTTGATGCCGCCTCGACGGATTCAGACGTATCACCATGAGGTGGTGGATCAAGTGCGGGCGGAGCGCCAGGCGGAGTATTTGCAGTCTTTGGAGCCCTATTTCACGCCGGAGGAGCTCGACATCCTCAAGCGGGGGCGCAATGCGGTGCCGTCGGGACGCACGAAGCGGGTGAGCCCGGAAATCTATCAACAAGCTTCTAGTCTAGAAACGCTGATGGGCTATCTCTATCTCACGGATCCGGCTCGGTTGTTTCAGTTGCTTAGCTATTTGCCGTTCGAAGCGAAGTCGAGTCTGACGGCCCACTCTTAA
- the rlmB gene encoding 23S rRNA (guanosine(2251)-2'-O)-methyltransferase RlmB has translation MTDHPRKDNSSKGKFNRSSGGGGKPKFKRSFEGGSAEGGKPKLRRGSAEGGKPRLDRGDRPERADRSDRPERRSDDAPKRRSFEGGKPRMDRDRPPRFKGERSDRGERYDRGDRAGRPPRGDRNEHPSAEAPLGNASTSEDSDLVYGRHPILAILESQRPLNRIWVSTRLRYDPRFHSLLNQAKLNGTVIDEVDSRRLDQITRGANHQGVAAQVAHYEYLEMGDLIEQAKAAADNPVIVIADGITDPHNLGAIIRTAESIGAQGLVIPQRRAVGVTSTVMKVAAGALESFPVARVVNLSRALEELKAAGFWIYGTSSEASQPVHTVQFSGPIALVIGAEGEGLNLLTQRCCDVLVSIPLQGKTPSLNASVAAGMALYEIYRQRWITTLNLSSMKKDGVEKRIATEYNKV, from the coding sequence ATGACTGATCATCCTCGCAAAGACAATTCTTCTAAGGGCAAATTCAATCGCTCCTCCGGTGGAGGCGGCAAGCCGAAGTTCAAGCGCTCCTTTGAGGGCGGATCGGCGGAGGGCGGCAAGCCGAAGCTGCGTCGCGGATCGGCGGAAGGTGGGAAGCCTCGCCTGGATCGCGGCGATCGCCCTGAGCGCGCCGATCGCTCGGATCGACCAGAGCGCCGCAGTGATGACGCTCCCAAGCGGCGGTCCTTTGAGGGGGGCAAGCCCCGCATGGATCGCGATCGCCCGCCTCGCTTCAAGGGTGAGCGGAGCGATCGCGGTGAGCGCTACGACCGGGGCGATCGCGCGGGCCGTCCTCCCCGGGGCGATCGCAATGAACACCCAAGCGCTGAAGCGCCCCTGGGCAACGCCAGCACGTCAGAAGACTCTGACCTGGTCTACGGGCGTCACCCCATTCTTGCCATCCTCGAAAGTCAGCGGCCCCTGAACCGAATCTGGGTCAGCACCCGTCTGCGCTACGATCCCCGCTTTCACTCCCTGCTCAACCAAGCCAAACTGAACGGCACCGTCATCGACGAAGTCGACAGCCGCCGCCTCGACCAGATCACCCGAGGCGCCAACCACCAAGGCGTCGCGGCCCAGGTCGCCCACTACGAATATTTGGAGATGGGCGATCTGATCGAGCAGGCCAAAGCCGCCGCCGACAATCCAGTGATTGTGATCGCCGATGGAATCACAGATCCCCATAACCTGGGCGCTATCATTCGCACAGCCGAATCCATTGGAGCCCAGGGCCTCGTGATCCCCCAGCGGCGAGCGGTGGGTGTGACGTCCACGGTCATGAAGGTTGCTGCCGGAGCTTTAGAATCTTTTCCAGTGGCAAGGGTTGTCAACCTCAGCCGAGCCTTGGAAGAATTAAAGGCAGCAGGTTTCTGGATTTATGGCACATCCTCCGAAGCCAGTCAGCCCGTTCACACGGTTCAATTCAGCGGCCCGATCGCGCTGGTGATTGGGGCAGAAGGGGAAGGATTGAACTTGCTGACTCAGCGCTGCTGTGATGTTTTGGTTTCCATTCCTTTGCAAGGAAAAACCCCGAGCCTCAATGCTTCAGTTGCTGCTGGTATGGCCCTGTACGAAATCTATCGACAGCGGTGGATCACAACTTTGAACCTCAGTAGCATGAAGAAAGATGGCGTTGAAAAAAGAATTGCAACGGAGTATAACAAGGTTTGA
- a CDS encoding DUF1816 domain-containing protein — MKEFLISLLHTFGLAWWVELKTDTPHCTYYFGPFLTSNEAQRAKSGYIEDLEQEGAQGIAVSIRRCKPPVLTIADDLGEAERRGGVPVFSSQL; from the coding sequence ATGAAAGAATTCTTAATTAGCTTGCTTCATACCTTTGGGCTAGCTTGGTGGGTCGAGCTGAAAACCGACACTCCTCATTGCACCTACTACTTCGGTCCCTTCCTAACCTCGAATGAAGCTCAAAGGGCGAAGAGTGGCTACATTGAAGACTTGGAGCAAGAAGGCGCTCAGGGCATCGCGGTTTCTATTCGACGCTGCAAGCCTCCTGTGCTGACAATCGCTGATGACCTGGGGGAAGCTGAGCGCCGGGGAGGCGTTCCGGTTTTCAGCAGCCAACTCTAG
- a CDS encoding alpha/beta fold hydrolase — protein sequence MTAAIALHHGSAGSGFPVLCLHGHPGSGASLSVFTGHLSRRFCTIAPDLRGYGKSRVETPFQMADHLADLEALLDAQNIQRCLVLGWSLGGILALELALRLPQRVSGLILVATAARPRGNHPPITWQDNVYTGLASLINLAQPGAQWHIQTFGQRSLYRYLLQRHTPTAYEYLAREGTPAFLQTSRSAQQALTAALRQRYNRLSDLSQIQCPALIMAGSCDRHITPEASYETAQHLPHSTWQLYEDVAHLFPWEIPDRVLQDIDHWLDRHPHVVKAIA from the coding sequence ATGACAGCGGCGATCGCCTTACATCACGGCAGTGCGGGATCGGGTTTTCCGGTGCTGTGTCTCCACGGCCATCCTGGGTCGGGCGCGAGTTTGTCGGTTTTCACGGGCCATTTGTCCCGGCGCTTTTGCACGATCGCGCCGGATCTGCGCGGCTACGGCAAAAGCCGCGTCGAGACCCCTTTTCAAATGGCCGATCACCTCGCCGATCTCGAAGCCTTGCTCGATGCCCAAAACATTCAGCGCTGCCTGGTGCTGGGCTGGTCCTTGGGCGGCATTTTGGCGCTGGAGCTGGCCCTGCGCCTGCCCCAGCGAGTAAGCGGCCTGATTTTGGTGGCGACGGCGGCCCGCCCTCGGGGCAACCATCCGCCCATCACCTGGCAGGACAATGTTTATACGGGGCTGGCGTCTTTGATCAACCTGGCTCAGCCCGGAGCGCAGTGGCATATCCAGACCTTTGGCCAGCGATCGCTCTATCGCTACTTGCTCCAGCGCCACACGCCCACCGCCTACGAATATCTGGCCCGCGAAGGTACCCCCGCCTTTTTGCAGACCTCTCGCAGTGCCCAGCAGGCCCTCACCGCTGCCCTGCGTCAGCGCTACAATCGCCTGTCTGATCTATCGCAAATTCAGTGTCCGGCCCTGATCATGGCGGGGTCGTGCGATCGCCACATCACTCCAGAGGCCAGCTACGAGACCGCCCAGCACCTGCCCCACAGCACCTGGCAACTCTATGAGGATGTGGCGCACCTGTTCCCCTGGGAGATCCCCGATCGGGTGCTTCAGGACATTGATCACTGGCTCGATCGCCACCCTCACGTGGTCAAGGCGATCGCCTAA
- the gatA gene encoding Asp-tRNA(Asn)/Glu-tRNA(Gln) amidotransferase subunit GatA translates to MASIRELHQQLLKKDRSAKEITQEALDRIQALEPKLRSFLHITAEQAIAQAEQVDAKIAAGEDIGPLAGIPIGIKDNLCTQGVPTTCGSRILEGFVPAYESTVTRKLAEAGAVMVGKTNMDEFAMGSSTETSGYQVTANPWDLERVPGGSSGGSAAAVAADECVVALGSDTGGSIRQPASFCGVVGLKPTYGLVSRFGLVAYASSLDQIGPFGRSVEDTAILLNAIAGYDAKDSTSLNLDIPDYTQFLKPDLKGLRVGIITETFGEGLDSVVDDAVRKAIAQLEALGAEVKEISCPRFRYGLPTYYIIAPSEASANLARYDGVKYGFRSEDPDNLMAMYTQTRAQGFGPEVKRRIMIGTYALSAGYYDAYYLKAQKVRTLIKQDFEAAFGQVDVLVCPTAPTTAFKAGEKTSDPLSMYLSDLMTIPVNLAGLPGLSLPCGFDGQGMPIGLQLIGNVLREDQLFHVAYAYEQATDWHNHCPKIA, encoded by the coding sequence ATGGCATCCATCCGCGAGTTGCATCAACAACTCCTGAAAAAAGATCGCTCTGCTAAAGAAATCACCCAAGAAGCTTTAGATAGAATTCAGGCGCTAGAGCCAAAGCTGCGCAGCTTTTTACACATCACCGCAGAGCAGGCGATCGCCCAAGCAGAGCAGGTGGATGCCAAGATTGCCGCGGGTGAAGACATTGGCCCCTTGGCCGGCATTCCCATCGGCATCAAGGACAACCTCTGCACCCAAGGCGTCCCCACGACCTGCGGCTCCCGGATTCTCGAAGGCTTTGTGCCAGCCTACGAATCCACGGTCACGCGCAAGCTGGCCGAGGCAGGGGCGGTGATGGTTGGCAAGACCAACATGGACGAGTTTGCCATGGGCAGCTCGACCGAGACCTCGGGCTACCAAGTCACCGCCAACCCCTGGGATCTCGAGCGCGTGCCGGGGGGCTCCTCGGGCGGATCTGCGGCGGCGGTGGCGGCGGATGAATGCGTCGTGGCCCTGGGCTCAGACACCGGCGGCTCGATTCGTCAGCCCGCGTCCTTCTGCGGCGTGGTGGGCCTCAAGCCGACCTACGGTCTGGTGTCTCGGTTTGGCCTGGTGGCCTACGCCTCGTCCCTAGACCAGATTGGCCCCTTCGGCCGCTCTGTGGAAGATACGGCGATCCTGCTGAATGCGATCGCTGGCTACGACGCCAAAGACTCCACCAGCCTCAACCTCGATATTCCCGACTATACCCAGTTTCTCAAGCCAGACCTCAAGGGTCTGCGGGTCGGCATCATCACCGAGACCTTCGGGGAGGGTCTCGACAGCGTGGTGGATGATGCAGTGCGCAAGGCGATCGCCCAGCTAGAAGCCCTCGGCGCCGAAGTCAAAGAGATCTCCTGCCCCCGCTTCCGCTACGGCCTGCCCACCTACTACATCATCGCGCCCTCCGAAGCCTCGGCGAACCTCGCGCGCTACGACGGCGTCAAGTACGGCTTCCGCAGCGAAGACCCCGACAACCTGATGGCCATGTACACCCAGACTCGAGCCCAAGGCTTTGGTCCCGAGGTGAAGCGCCGGATCATGATCGGCACCTATGCCCTGTCGGCGGGCTACTACGACGCCTACTACCTCAAGGCCCAAAAAGTCCGCACGCTGATCAAGCAGGACTTTGAGGCCGCCTTTGGCCAAGTGGATGTGCTGGTGTGCCCCACTGCGCCCACCACCGCCTTCAAGGCCGGTGAGAAAACCTCCGATCCCCTGAGCATGTACCTGTCGGACCTGATGACCATCCCGGTCAACCTCGCGGGTCTGCCCGGTCTGAGCCTCCCCTGCGGCTTCGATGGCCAAGGCATGCCCATCGGCTTGCAGCTCATCGGTAATGTGCTCCGAGAAGATCAGCTTTTCCATGTCGCCTACGCCTACGAGCAAGCCACGGACTGGCACAACCATTGCCCCAAGATTGCCTAG
- a CDS encoding alpha/beta hydrolase, which yields MTLAVLVPAFKLGLFLATIVLIAYIAACVFLLLRQNRFIFMPSPFVDRTPEDLGLSYEEVWIPVPKTFNTQKLHGWWIPVANPKGVVLHLHGNGFNIGANLDQTRRFHKLGYSVLLADYRGYGRSQGPFPNEKRVYEDAEAIWQYLVQMLGASPAEIVLYGHSLGGAIAIDLAAKHPEAAGLIVQSSFTRMQSVVERVWHLWMFPVSLLLTQHFKSIEKVRSLQMPVLFTHGTLDQVVPPEMSPALYAAAPHPKELLMVEGADHNNVGEVGGETYLQVLQRFLASTRPAVMSSSALR from the coding sequence ATGACGCTCGCTGTCCTGGTCCCAGCCTTTAAACTTGGGCTGTTTCTCGCCACGATTGTTCTGATTGCCTACATCGCTGCCTGCGTTTTTTTGTTGCTCCGCCAAAATCGATTTATTTTCATGCCGTCGCCCTTTGTGGACCGGACGCCAGAGGATCTAGGCCTGAGTTACGAAGAAGTTTGGATTCCCGTTCCCAAGACGTTTAATACGCAAAAACTGCACGGCTGGTGGATTCCGGTTGCGAATCCCAAGGGCGTTGTGCTGCATCTGCACGGCAATGGCTTCAACATCGGGGCCAATCTGGATCAAACCAGGCGATTTCACAAGCTGGGCTACTCGGTTTTGCTGGCTGACTATCGGGGCTATGGGCGCAGTCAAGGCCCCTTCCCCAATGAAAAGCGGGTCTACGAAGACGCTGAGGCGATCTGGCAATATCTGGTCCAGATGCTGGGCGCGTCGCCTGCTGAGATTGTTTTGTACGGCCATTCCCTGGGCGGGGCGATCGCCATTGACCTGGCCGCCAAGCACCCCGAAGCGGCGGGCCTGATCGTCCAAAGCTCTTTTACGAGAATGCAGTCGGTGGTGGAGCGGGTCTGGCATCTGTGGATGTTTCCGGTGTCGCTGCTGCTGACTCAGCATTTCAAGTCCATTGAGAAGGTGCGATCGCTGCAAATGCCGGTCCTGTTTACCCACGGCACCCTAGATCAGGTGGTGCCGCCGGAGATGAGTCCGGCGCTCTACGCAGCGGCCCCCCACCCCAAAGAGCTGCTGATGGTGGAAGGCGCGGACCACAATAATGTGGGTGAGGTCGGTGGCGAAACCTATTTGCAGGTGCTGCAGCGATTTTTGGCCAGTACTCGACCTGCGGTAATGTCCAGTTCGGCGCTGCGTTAG